TTGAAGAATACGGAATAGAACCCGAAAAAATCCCTCATCTTATAGCATTAAAAGGGGACCAATCTGATAACATCCCGGGTATACCATCAATAGGACCACAAAAAGCTCTTGAGCTTCTTAGAAAATATGGAGATATAAACAATATCATCCTTAACTCTAACCTTAGAAGTATAAAGGAAAATGAGGAATCCTTAAAGACTTATCTGTGTTTAGCTACTATAAAAAGGGATTTACCTATTAGTTTTGACATCGAAGAGCTTAAAATATCCGAACCAGACAAAAACAAACTCTTTAATATACTTAGAACATTTGAGTTTCAAACAATTATAAACGAGCTTAATTTACAAAGTGAGCATATCACAAATATAAAAACGAATATCGCTTGCATAATTGTCCAAACGATTTCAGAACTTAAGAACGCTTTAAAAGAACTCACCGATGCTAAAGAAATTTACTTAAAAGTTATTACAAGCGAACATTTACCTATGTGGGCAAGCATAGAAGGAATTTGTCTTTCTACTCCTCAAAAGGCTTTTCTTTTTCTGACCAAAAACATCTCTCTTTTCGAAATACTAAGCTACCTCCACCACATTTTATGTTCTAACATACCCAAAATAGGCTGCGATCTAAAAAGAAGTCTTGTTACTTTAAAAAGAGAAGGTTTTAATATAAATAAAATAAACTTTGATCTAGCAATTGCCTCTTACCTTCTTGATCCTAATAAGGGCTCCCATACTTTAGAAAACATTGCCTTGTCTTATTTAGGCGAGTCTCCACCACCTGAGGCAGAACAAATAAAGAGAACTATTAAAGAAGCTGAAATATGCTTTCAATTAAAAGAACAGTTTCTGAAAGAACTTAGAGATCAAGAACTATATGATCTATTTGAAAAGGTAGAGTTACCTATGATAGAAGTTCTAGCAAGCATGGAAGTAGAAGGAATAAAGATAGACAAAATAACTTTATATAATTTAGAGCTAGAAATAGAAAAGGAATTAAAGAGAATTGAAAACGATATCTTTTCGAGTATAAATTTAAAATTTAATCTAAATTCGCCCAAGCAGCTTTCTGAAGTTCTATTTAACTATCTTAAGTTAACCCCTCCGCGTAAGAAAAAAACATCAACAGATGCACAAACTCTATTAGAACTTATGAGAATGGGAAATCCATACAACGATGTCATAGAAAAAATTTTGGTATATAGACAACTATCTAAGTTTAAAAGTACTTACATCTCAAATTTACCCAAATTAATACATCCAAGAACAAATTGTATACATACAACTTTTAACCAAACAGTAACAGCCACAGGCAGATTATCCTCAAGTAACCCTAATTTACAAAACATCCCTATAAGAACTCCTGTAGGCAAAGCTATAAGAAAAGCCTTTAAAGTGAAAGATAAGGAAAACATTTTTATTTCCGCAGACTATTCTCAAATTGAATTAAGAATCCTTGCTCACTTTTCAAAAGATCCTGCATTAATAGAAGCTTTCGAAAAAGACCTTGATATACATACAAAAACCGCGGCTGAGATATTTGGAATCCCGGAAAAGCAAGTTACAGAAGAAGAAAGAAGAATAGCCAAAGTTATAAACTTTGGTATAATATATGGCATGAGTCCTCATGGTTTAGCCCAAGAGCTTAAAATTTCTCAGGTGGAAGCCCAAGCATATATAGATAAATACTTCTCTAAATACACCAAAGTAAAAGAATTCATTGAAAACATAATTAAAGAAGCAAGAGAAAAAGGGTATGTCAAAACGCTTCTAGGAAGGAAAAGGAAAATAGAAGACCTTAACAGCAAATATAAAAAACTAAGAGAACAAAGCGAGAGATACGCTATCAATACTCCAGTGCAGGGAAGCGCAGCGGATATAATAAAACTAGCTATGATAGAACTTCATAGGAAATTAAGATACTTTAAGATTGTTTTACAAATACACGATGAGCTCCTCTTCGAAGGCCCCGAAAATAAACTCGAAGATGAAATAGAAATCATAAAAGACACTATGACGAAAGTAATAAATCTTTCGGTTCCATTAAAAGTAAGCTTAAAAAAAGGAAAGGATTGGGGAGAAATGGAAAAAATTACTTAAACAAAAGAGAGGGTAAAAGAGATGAAAGAGTTCCTGTTCTTAAAGAAGGGTAGAAGTGAAAAAGAAAAGGGGAATTATGAAGAAGCAATTAAACTCCTTAAAAAGGCTATAAAAGAAGACCCCTCATATATTGAGGCACATTTAGAACTCGGAAGGACATACACAATTATAAGGGACCTTTATAAAGCTGAGCTCCAGTTTAGACAAGTTTTATTAATGGATAAAAAGAATTTAGCAGCTAAACATAATCTTGGTCTTGTTTATTACCTTCAAGGTAAAAGTAATAATGCACTTAAGGAATGGATGGAAGTATTACATGAAAATCCAGACTATGTACCGACTCTTTTGATTTTGGCAGATTATCATTTAGAAAGAAATGAACCCAATCAAGCTAAACAATATTATGAAAGGGTCTTAAAAGCTGATCCCTATAATTGGGAAGCTAAAATCAACTTAGGTA
This portion of the Synergistota bacterium genome encodes:
- the polA gene encoding DNA polymerase I, which encodes MKRLILIDGHSLLYRAFYALPPLSTKDGFPTNATYGFIRMLIKLIKQYKPTHCGVAFDTPKPTFRHLEFKEYKIKRPEMPDKLKPQVKLTKDIINAMGIKTIEFEGYEADDIIGTISAKAESEGFETYIVSADKDSLQLVSNKTKLLRTVKGISSVELYDYKRVIEEYGIEPEKIPHLIALKGDQSDNIPGIPSIGPQKALELLRKYGDINNIILNSNLRSIKENEESLKTYLCLATIKRDLPISFDIEELKISEPDKNKLFNILRTFEFQTIINELNLQSEHITNIKTNIACIIVQTISELKNALKELTDAKEIYLKVITSEHLPMWASIEGICLSTPQKAFLFLTKNISLFEILSYLHHILCSNIPKIGCDLKRSLVTLKREGFNINKINFDLAIASYLLDPNKGSHTLENIALSYLGESPPPEAEQIKRTIKEAEICFQLKEQFLKELRDQELYDLFEKVELPMIEVLASMEVEGIKIDKITLYNLELEIEKELKRIENDIFSSINLKFNLNSPKQLSEVLFNYLKLTPPRKKKTSTDAQTLLELMRMGNPYNDVIEKILVYRQLSKFKSTYISNLPKLIHPRTNCIHTTFNQTVTATGRLSSSNPNLQNIPIRTPVGKAIRKAFKVKDKENIFISADYSQIELRILAHFSKDPALIEAFEKDLDIHTKTAAEIFGIPEKQVTEEERRIAKVINFGIIYGMSPHGLAQELKISQVEAQAYIDKYFSKYTKVKEFIENIIKEAREKGYVKTLLGRKRKIEDLNSKYKKLREQSERYAINTPVQGSAADIIKLAMIELHRKLRYFKIVLQIHDELLFEGPENKLEDEIEIIKDTMTKVINLSVPLKVSLKKGKDWGEMEKIT